A genomic window from Chanos chanos chromosome 14, fChaCha1.1, whole genome shotgun sequence includes:
- the abhd17b gene encoding alpha/beta hydrolase domain-containing protein 17B: MNHLSLSELCCLFCCPPCPSKIASKLAFLPPEPTYTLISDESGSRWTLHLSERADWQYSAREKDAIECFMTRTSRGNRIACMFVRCSPSARYTLLFSHGNAVDLGQMSSFYIGLGSRINCNIFSYDYSGYGASSGKPSEKNLYADVDAAWQALRTRYGIRPENVIVYGQSIGTVPSVDLAARYESAAVILHSPLTSGMRVAFPDTKKTYCFDAFPNIDKISKVTSPVLVIHGTEDEVIDFSHGLALYERCQRPVEPLWVEGAGHNDVELYGQYLERLKQFVSHELVNL, encoded by the exons ATGAATCATTTATCTTTAAGTGAGCTTTGTTGCCTCTTTTGTTGTCCTCCCTGCCCGAGTAAAATCGCATCCAAACTGGCCTTTCTCCCACCCGAGCCCACGTACACGCTCATATCCGATGAGAGCGGATCGCGTTGGACGCTCCACCTGTCCGAGCGGGCCGACTGGCAATACTCGGCTCGCGAGAAGGACGCCATCGAATGTTTCATGACCCGTACGTCGAGAGGGAACCGAATCGCGTGCATGTTCGTTCGCTGTTCGCCCAGCGCTCGTTACACCCTGCTCTTCTCTCACGGCAACGCAGTGGACCTGGGCCAGATGAGCAGCTTTTACATCGGGTTGGGCTCACGCATCAACTGCAACATCTTCTCGTACGACTATTCGGGCTACGGAGCCAGTTCAGGAAAGCCGTCGGAGAAGAACCTGTATGCGGACGTGGACGCAGCGTGGCAAGCCCTTAGAACGAG GTACGGTATCAGACCAGAAAACGTGATCGTGTACGGTCAGAGCATCGGTACGGTGCCATCGGTGGACCTCGCAGCCCGTTACGAAAGTGCAGCCGTCATCCTTCACTCCCCCCTTACCTCTGGCATGAGAGTGGCCTTCCCTGACACCAAGAAAACCTACTGCTTCGATGCATTCCCCAA CATCGATAAGATCTCCAAAGTGACGTCTCCCGTGCTGGTGATCCACGGGACGGAGGACGAGGTGATCGATTTCTCCCACGGCCTGGCTCTGTACGAGCGTTGCCAGAGACCCGTGGAGCCTCTGTGGGTGGAGGGTGCTGGGCACAATGACGTGGAGCTGTACGGACAGTACCTGGAGCGTTTAAAACAGTTCGTCTCTCACGAGCTCGTCAACttgtag
- the c14h9orf85 gene encoding uncharacterized protein C9orf85 homolog, whose product MSSQKGNVSRSRGQKYQNTTAFKNDKYGASVHVKKANAKVHDGLCQHCKDVLEWKVKYNKYKPLTQPRKCVKCSQKTVKDAYHIMCKPCALTLQLCAKCGKQEEIVIPVGSQNQEEKEDSSQTHKGHTKKKKDPDRDDDDDEDDYDDELDDDDDDF is encoded by the exons ATGAGTTCACAAAAAGGCAACGTGTCTCGCTCCCGAGGTCAGAAATACCAAAACACCACTGCcttcaaaaatgacaaatatggCGCAAGTGTTCACGTGAAG aAGGCAAATGCGAAGGTCCACGACGGTCTGTGTCAGCACTGTAAGGATGTTCTTGAATGGAAAGTCAAATATAACAAATACAAACCCCTTACCCAGCCCCGAAAATG TGTGAAGTGCTCTCAGAAAACTGTGAAAGATGCTTATCACATCATGTGTAAGCCCTGTGCCTTAACGTTACAGCTTTGTGCCAAGTGTGGAAAGCAAGAGGAGATAGTGATTCC GGTTGGCTCTCAGAaccaagaggaaaaagaagactCAAGTCAGACGCACAAAGGACAtacgaagaagaaaaaagaccccgacagagatgatgatgatgatgaagatgattatgatgatgaacttgatgatgatgatgatgatttttaa